From one Bordetella genomosp. 9 genomic stretch:
- a CDS encoding CoA pyrophosphatase has protein sequence MPDQPASPRPRRPIVRPAFDAAVQPWVAANEGLKAVPPQALAVDELRRVLQHPRGLPAQLPLNGDVRYAGREGAPVLAAVLIPLVMREQGVTVMLTQRTAHLHDHAGQISFPGGRIEETDASPIAAALREAQEETGLAPEWVDVLGTMPPYLTATGFSITPAVALVRPGFEVVPDPFEVAEIFEVPLSFITDPANHRLHSAELPDGRVRRYYSMPWGKYFIWGATAAMLRNLYHVLCDPNARDTAPE, from the coding sequence ATGCCCGACCAGCCCGCCTCGCCACGTCCGCGCCGCCCGATCGTCCGGCCCGCTTTCGATGCGGCGGTGCAGCCCTGGGTAGCGGCCAACGAAGGCCTGAAGGCCGTGCCGCCGCAGGCCCTGGCGGTGGACGAGTTGCGCCGCGTGCTGCAGCATCCGCGCGGCTTGCCCGCGCAACTGCCCTTGAACGGCGACGTGCGGTATGCGGGCAGGGAAGGCGCGCCCGTGCTGGCCGCGGTGCTGATCCCGCTGGTCATGCGCGAACAAGGCGTGACCGTCATGCTGACGCAGCGCACGGCGCATTTGCACGACCATGCCGGGCAGATCAGCTTTCCCGGCGGGCGCATCGAAGAAACCGATGCCAGCCCCATCGCGGCCGCCTTGCGCGAAGCCCAGGAAGAGACCGGCCTGGCGCCGGAATGGGTGGATGTGCTGGGCACCATGCCGCCGTACCTGACGGCCACGGGTTTCTCCATCACGCCCGCCGTGGCGTTGGTCCGGCCGGGTTTCGAAGTGGTCCCCGACCCGTTCGAAGTCGCGGAGATCTTCGAAGTCCCGCTGTCTTTCATCACCGATCCGGCGAATCATCGGCTGCACAGCGCCGAGCTGCCGGACGGGCGCGTGCGCCGGTATTACTCCATGCCTTGGGGCAAGTACTTCATCTGGGGCGCGACGGCCGCCATGCTGCGTAACCTGTACCACGTGCTGTGCGATCCGAACGCGCGGGATACCGCGCCGGAATAG
- the paaB gene encoding 1,2-phenylacetyl-CoA epoxidase subunit PaaB — MDDKHWPLWEVFIRGQHGLAHKHVGSLHAPDAEMALMNARDVYTRRNEGTSIWVVRATDIVASDPDDKQALFDPARGKVYRHPTFFPMPDEIKHM, encoded by the coding sequence ATGGACGACAAGCACTGGCCTTTGTGGGAAGTCTTCATTCGCGGCCAGCACGGCCTGGCCCACAAGCACGTCGGCAGCCTGCATGCGCCGGACGCCGAAATGGCGCTGATGAACGCGCGCGATGTCTACACCCGCCGCAACGAGGGCACCAGCATCTGGGTGGTGCGGGCGACGGACATCGTGGCCAGCGATCCGGACGACAAGCAGGCCCTGTTCGATCCCGCGCGCGGCAAGGTCTACCGGCATCCGACCTTCTTTCCGATGCCCGACGAAATCAAGCACATGTAG
- the rsgA gene encoding ribosome small subunit-dependent GTPase A: MADGTSRQCYPRGKKAGAAVGDRVRIAPQGRDEGAIEEILPRSNLLYRSDDMRAKQFAANVDKLFIVVAVVPTFSDDLAGRALAGAWSAGIAPRIVLNKVDLQAGLAEARARLAPLARLGVPVLEVSALDADATRRTLYPEMAGHVSLLLGQSGMGKSTLLNDLIPGANAATREHSAALDMGRHTTTSTRLYHLPEGGDLIDSPGFQAFGLQHLTREDIERGFPEFAPYAAQCRFYNCSHQHEPGCGVLQALRQGRIDPSRHALYLRILHENAAAPRY; encoded by the coding sequence ATGGCCGACGGCACCTCGCGGCAATGCTATCCGCGCGGGAAGAAGGCCGGCGCGGCGGTCGGCGATCGCGTGCGGATCGCGCCGCAGGGCCGCGACGAAGGCGCCATCGAGGAAATCCTGCCGCGCAGCAACCTGCTTTACCGCTCCGACGACATGCGGGCCAAGCAGTTCGCCGCCAACGTCGACAAACTGTTCATCGTCGTCGCCGTCGTGCCCACGTTTTCGGACGATCTGGCCGGCCGCGCGCTGGCGGGCGCCTGGAGCGCCGGCATTGCCCCGCGCATCGTGCTGAACAAAGTCGACCTGCAGGCAGGTCTGGCGGAAGCCAGGGCGCGCCTGGCGCCGCTGGCGCGGCTGGGCGTCCCGGTGCTGGAGGTCAGCGCGCTGGACGCCGATGCCACCCGGCGCACGCTCTACCCGGAAATGGCCGGCCACGTCAGCCTGCTGCTGGGGCAGAGCGGCATGGGCAAGTCGACCCTGCTCAATGACCTGATACCGGGCGCCAACGCGGCCACGCGCGAGCATTCCGCCGCGCTGGACATGGGACGGCATACCACCACCAGCACCCGCCTGTATCACCTGCCGGAAGGGGGCGACCTGATCGATTCGCCGGGCTTCCAGGCCTTCGGCCTGCAGCACCTGACGCGCGAGGATATCGAGCGCGGCTTCCCTGAATTCGCGCCGTACGCGGCGCAATGCCGGTTCTACAACTGCAGCCACCAGCATGAGCCAGGCTGCGGGGTCTTGCAGGCCCTGCGGCAGGGCCGGATCGATCCTTCGCGCCACGCGCTGTATCTGCGCATCCTGCACGAGAACGCCGCGGCGCCGCGCTACTGA
- the paaN gene encoding phenylacetic acid degradation protein PaaN has product MTAAVNPAVTPELNATRATDFFERHRELLDRAVRAAATREYWTPYPESPSPRNYGETAGDAGKQAFESLRGADFPLQVAGADRMAGGERSPFGFDLHISYPRLNPEPLVAASGRALGSWRHAGPRAWVGVSLEILQRLNRASFEIAHAVQHTTGQGFMMAFQAGGPHAQDRGLEAVAYAWQEMSRIPEQVTWEKPQGKQDPLRMEKHFTIVPRGIALVIGCSTFPTWNGYPGLFASLATGNTVIVKPHPTAILPLAITVRIAREVLAEAGFDPDTVLLAPHALGDDTAQVLATHPRVKIVDFTGSKANGEWLEQHARQAQVYTEKSGINTVIVDSVDDLKSMARNLAFSLTLYSGQMCTAPQNIYVPRDGIRTAQGRATFDEVAGAIAAALQALTADDAKAADLLGGIQSDATMARIEEALGLGLPVLAPSRAVDHPQFAGARIRTPLLLRADVHQPAIQHEWFGPVAFVIETDDTRQSIALARDSAIEHGALTMSAYTTDAETARAIRDASEEGGVALSLNLTGGVFVNQSASFSDFHGTGANPAANAALCDSAYVANRFRVVQARWHV; this is encoded by the coding sequence GTGACCGCCGCTGTGAACCCCGCTGTGACCCCGGAATTGAACGCCACCCGCGCCACGGACTTTTTCGAACGCCACCGCGAACTGCTCGATCGGGCGGTGCGCGCCGCCGCGACCCGAGAATACTGGACGCCGTATCCGGAATCGCCCAGTCCGCGCAACTATGGCGAAACCGCCGGCGACGCGGGCAAGCAGGCGTTCGAATCCCTGCGCGGCGCCGATTTTCCGCTGCAGGTCGCCGGCGCCGACCGCATGGCGGGCGGCGAGCGTTCGCCCTTCGGCTTCGACCTGCACATCAGCTACCCACGCCTGAATCCCGAACCACTGGTGGCGGCTTCCGGCCGTGCGCTGGGAAGCTGGCGCCACGCCGGCCCGCGCGCCTGGGTGGGGGTGTCGCTGGAGATCCTGCAGCGCCTGAACCGCGCCAGCTTCGAGATCGCCCACGCGGTCCAGCACACCACCGGCCAGGGGTTCATGATGGCTTTCCAGGCCGGCGGGCCGCATGCGCAGGACCGCGGCCTGGAAGCGGTGGCCTATGCCTGGCAGGAGATGTCGCGCATTCCGGAACAGGTGACCTGGGAGAAGCCGCAGGGCAAGCAGGATCCGCTGCGCATGGAAAAGCATTTCACCATCGTGCCGCGCGGCATCGCCCTGGTCATCGGATGCTCCACGTTCCCGACCTGGAACGGCTACCCCGGCCTGTTCGCCAGCCTGGCGACCGGCAATACGGTCATCGTCAAGCCGCATCCCACCGCCATCCTGCCGCTGGCGATCACCGTGCGCATCGCGCGTGAGGTTCTGGCCGAGGCCGGTTTCGACCCGGATACGGTGCTGCTGGCGCCGCATGCGCTCGGCGACGATACCGCCCAGGTGCTGGCCACCCATCCGCGCGTGAAGATCGTCGATTTCACGGGCAGCAAGGCCAATGGCGAATGGCTCGAACAGCATGCCCGGCAGGCGCAGGTGTACACCGAGAAGTCCGGCATCAATACCGTCATCGTGGACTCGGTCGACGACCTGAAGTCCATGGCGCGCAACCTGGCGTTTTCCTTGACGCTGTACAGCGGACAGATGTGCACGGCGCCGCAGAATATCTACGTGCCGCGCGACGGTATCCGCACGGCGCAGGGCCGCGCCACCTTCGACGAGGTCGCCGGCGCCATCGCCGCCGCCCTGCAGGCCCTGACGGCCGACGACGCCAAGGCCGCCGACCTGCTGGGCGGTATCCAGAGCGATGCCACGATGGCGCGCATCGAAGAAGCGCTCGGCCTGGGCCTGCCCGTGCTGGCGCCCAGCCGCGCCGTCGATCATCCGCAGTTTGCCGGGGCGCGCATCCGCACGCCCTTGCTGCTGCGCGCCGACGTGCATCAGCCGGCCATCCAGCATGAATGGTTCGGCCCGGTCGCCTTCGTGATCGAAACCGACGACACCCGGCAAAGCATCGCGCTGGCGCGCGACAGCGCCATCGAGCACGGCGCGCTGACCATGTCGGCGTACACGACGGACGCGGAGACGGCCAGGGCGATACGCGATGCTTCGGAAGAGGGCGGCGTGGCCTTGTCGCTGAACCTGACCGGCGGTGTTTTCGTCAACCAGTCGGCGAGCTTCAGCGATTTCCATGGCACCGGGGCGAATCCGGCGGCCAATGCGGCGCTGTGCGATAGCGCCTATGTGGCCAACCGCTTCC
- the paaX gene encoding phenylacetic acid degradation operon negative regulatory protein PaaX: MAPAASALERLTARLIKADPPRAKSLCVSLLGDAIEPHGGAIWLGDLIALLRPLGINERLLRTSVFRLVAEGWLHAERHGRRSLYRLSPQGARNTAHAALRIYQSVEPAWDGEWTLVLIPRMTSNGLAERTELRRALEWEGYGMLAPGVFAHPRARPGVAGSILESLGIPDKALVLAARDLPDVGTLPLAALAEQCWNLQELAGQYREFVQQFAPLEKTLADGDADGAGAPAAAFAARVLLLHRWRRIVLHDPQLPAGMLASDWPGHAARDLCGRLYWALFDASEAHLASIAGHDGEPHFRPLAAEALLRFGGRQP; the protein is encoded by the coding sequence ATGGCCCCTGCCGCGTCCGCGCTGGAACGCCTTACCGCCAGACTGATCAAGGCGGATCCGCCGCGCGCCAAGTCGCTGTGCGTCAGCCTGCTGGGCGACGCCATCGAGCCGCACGGCGGGGCGATCTGGCTGGGCGACCTCATCGCCCTGCTGCGTCCGCTGGGCATCAATGAACGCCTGCTGCGCACCAGCGTGTTCCGGCTGGTGGCGGAAGGCTGGCTGCATGCGGAAAGGCACGGCCGTCGCAGCCTGTACCGGCTGTCGCCGCAGGGGGCGCGCAATACGGCCCATGCCGCGCTGCGCATCTACCAGTCGGTCGAGCCGGCCTGGGACGGCGAATGGACGCTGGTGCTCATCCCGCGCATGACCAGCAACGGCCTGGCGGAAAGAACCGAGTTGCGGCGCGCGCTGGAATGGGAAGGCTATGGGATGCTGGCGCCGGGCGTGTTCGCCCATCCGCGCGCCCGGCCGGGCGTGGCCGGCAGCATCCTGGAATCGCTGGGCATACCCGACAAGGCGCTGGTGCTGGCCGCGCGCGACCTGCCCGACGTGGGCACCCTGCCCCTGGCCGCCCTGGCCGAGCAATGCTGGAATCTGCAGGAGCTGGCCGGGCAGTACCGCGAATTCGTCCAGCAGTTCGCGCCGCTGGAAAAAACCCTGGCGGACGGCGATGCCGACGGCGCCGGCGCGCCGGCGGCGGCCTTCGCCGCCCGCGTGCTGTTGCTGCATCGCTGGCGCAGGATCGTCTTGCACGACCCCCAATTACCCGCCGGCATGCTGGCGTCCGACTGGCCGGGACACGCCGCCCGCGACCTGTGCGGACGCCTGTACTGGGCCTTGTTCGATGCGTCAGAAGCGCACCTGGCCAGCATTGCCGGCCATGATGGCGAGCCGCATTTCCGGCCGCTGGCCGCGGAAGCGCTGCTGCGCTTCGGCGGCCGCCAGCCCTAG
- the paaA gene encoding 1,2-phenylacetyl-CoA epoxidase subunit PaaA, which translates to MDAHAPEPTAIAAGATDPVDAAFEQRIDAGVRIEARDAMPDAYRRTLVRQISQHAHSEIVGMLPEGNWISRAPTLKRKAVLLAKVQDECGHGLYLYSAAETLGTSRDEMIADLHSGKAKYSTIFNYPTLTWADIGMIGWLVDGSAIINQIPLCRCSYGPYARAMVRICKEESFHQRQGYDLLIQMCLHGTPEQKAMCQDALNRWWWPALMMFGPPDAESTNSARSMRWRIKLFSNDELRQKMVDQTVPQAEYLGLTVPDPALRWNAERGHYDFGEIDWAEFREVLDGHGPCNRERLQARVRAHEEGAWVRDAMVAHAEKQRQRKAA; encoded by the coding sequence ATGGACGCGCACGCGCCTGAACCCACGGCAATCGCCGCCGGCGCCACCGACCCGGTCGACGCCGCTTTCGAACAGCGTATCGACGCCGGCGTGCGCATCGAGGCGCGCGACGCCATGCCGGACGCCTACCGGCGCACCCTGGTCCGGCAGATTTCCCAGCATGCCCATTCGGAAATCGTCGGCATGCTGCCGGAAGGCAACTGGATCTCGCGTGCCCCGACGCTCAAGCGCAAGGCCGTCCTGCTGGCCAAGGTGCAGGACGAATGCGGGCATGGGCTGTATCTCTACAGCGCGGCCGAAACCCTGGGCACCTCGCGCGACGAAATGATCGCCGACCTGCACAGCGGCAAGGCCAAGTATTCGACCATCTTCAACTACCCCACGCTGACATGGGCCGACATCGGCATGATCGGCTGGCTGGTGGACGGCTCGGCCATCATCAACCAGATCCCGCTGTGCCGCTGTTCCTATGGGCCTTATGCCCGCGCCATGGTGCGGATATGCAAGGAAGAATCCTTCCACCAGCGCCAGGGCTACGACCTGCTGATCCAGATGTGCCTGCACGGCACGCCGGAGCAGAAGGCCATGTGCCAGGACGCCTTGAACCGCTGGTGGTGGCCGGCCTTGATGATGTTCGGCCCCCCGGACGCCGAATCGACCAATAGCGCGCGCTCGATGCGCTGGCGCATCAAGCTGTTTTCCAACGACGAGTTGCGCCAGAAGATGGTGGACCAGACGGTGCCGCAGGCCGAATACCTGGGCCTGACCGTCCCCGATCCGGCCCTGCGCTGGAATGCGGAACGCGGCCATTACGACTTCGGCGAAATCGATTGGGCCGAGTTCCGTGAAGTGCTGGACGGCCACGGGCCCTGCAACCGCGAACGCCTGCAGGCGCGCGTGCGCGCCCACGAAGAAGGCGCGTGGGTGCGCGACGCCATGGTGGCGCACGCCGAAAAACAGCGCCAGCGCAAGGCCGCCTGA
- the paaE gene encoding 1,2-phenylacetyl-CoA epoxidase subunit PaaE, whose translation MASSFHPLKVVDVARDTRDAVVLTFDLPAPLAADFAFRPGQYLTLRTRVAGEELRRSYSICSSPGDGALRVAIKRVDDGAFSSWANRELQAGAVLDVMPPDGEFTVDFSPLHARHYVAFAVGSGITPVYSLVRTALATEPDSRFTLFYGNRASSSVLFREALEDLKNTYMSRFSLCHIMSREAQDIELFNGRLDGAKVESLLTQWLRVRDVDYVFLCGPQAMVEDAVPTLQRLGFPRERIKFELFGAPRAAQGPRTRAAAPGQAQCRVTVIQDGHSRGFTIDKNRDSVLDAALAQGIELPYSCKGGVCSTCRCKVVEGEVDMDANFALEDYEVARGFVLSCQSYPVSDTLVLDFDQET comes from the coding sequence ATGGCCAGTTCCTTCCATCCGCTCAAGGTCGTCGACGTGGCGCGCGATACGCGCGACGCGGTGGTCCTGACTTTCGACCTGCCCGCGCCGCTGGCGGCGGACTTTGCGTTCCGCCCCGGCCAGTACCTGACCCTGCGCACGCGGGTGGCCGGCGAAGAGCTGCGGCGCTCGTATTCGATCTGTTCTTCTCCGGGCGACGGCGCCCTGCGGGTGGCCATCAAGCGCGTGGACGACGGCGCGTTTTCCAGCTGGGCGAACCGCGAGCTGCAAGCGGGCGCCGTGCTGGACGTGATGCCGCCGGACGGTGAATTCACGGTCGACTTCTCGCCGTTACATGCCCGGCATTACGTGGCGTTCGCGGTGGGCAGCGGGATCACGCCGGTGTATTCGCTGGTCAGGACCGCGCTGGCCACGGAGCCAGACAGCCGCTTCACCCTGTTCTACGGCAACCGCGCGTCGTCGTCCGTGCTGTTTCGCGAGGCGCTGGAAGACCTGAAGAACACCTATATGTCGCGCTTCTCGCTATGCCATATCATGAGCCGCGAAGCCCAGGACATCGAACTGTTCAACGGCAGGCTGGATGGCGCCAAGGTGGAAAGCCTGCTGACCCAGTGGCTGCGCGTGCGCGACGTCGACTATGTGTTCCTGTGCGGGCCGCAAGCCATGGTGGAGGACGCAGTTCCCACGCTGCAGCGCCTGGGCTTTCCGCGCGAGCGCATCAAGTTCGAGTTGTTCGGCGCGCCGCGCGCGGCGCAGGGACCGCGGACGCGCGCGGCGGCGCCCGGGCAGGCGCAGTGCCGCGTCACCGTGATACAGGACGGCCATAGCCGCGGCTTCACCATCGACAAGAACCGCGACAGCGTGCTGGACGCCGCGTTGGCGCAGGGGATAGAGCTGCCTTATTCATGCAAGGGCGGGGTCTGTTCCACCTGCCGCTGCAAGGTGGTGGAAGGCGAAGTCGACATGGATGCGAATTTCGCCCTGGAAGACTATGAAGTCGCCCGGGGCTTTGTACTGAGTTGCCAGAGTTATCCGGTCAGCGACACGCTGGTACTGGATTTCGACCAGGAAACCTGA
- the paaC gene encoding 1,2-phenylacetyl-CoA epoxidase subunit PaaC, translated as MDRCLFDFALRMGDTTLVLSQRLSAWCGHGPILEEDLALTNTALDLLGQARLWLTLAGEAEGAGRDEDQLAYLRDAHDFRNALLVERPNGDYADTMARQFFFDAWHYFLLERLVASTEPRVAAIAEKSVKEAAYHARRSADIVVRLGDGTDESHARMQAAVDRAWPYTGELFVDDDIDAEAARRGIACTLAELRAPWLAQVRAVLEEATLTVPREDLAGHPAYRGGRQGRHSEALGPLLAEMQFLQRAYPGATW; from the coding sequence ATGGATCGCTGCCTGTTCGATTTCGCACTGCGCATGGGCGACACGACGCTGGTACTGTCGCAGCGGCTGTCCGCCTGGTGCGGCCACGGGCCCATCCTGGAAGAGGACCTGGCCCTGACCAACACGGCGCTGGACCTGCTGGGCCAGGCGCGCCTGTGGCTGACGCTGGCCGGCGAGGCCGAAGGCGCCGGCCGTGACGAGGACCAGCTGGCCTATCTGCGCGACGCGCACGATTTCCGCAACGCGCTGCTGGTGGAGCGGCCCAACGGCGACTACGCCGACACCATGGCGCGCCAGTTCTTCTTCGATGCCTGGCATTACTTTCTGCTGGAGCGGCTGGTGGCATCCACGGAGCCGCGCGTGGCCGCGATCGCCGAAAAATCCGTGAAGGAAGCGGCCTATCACGCGCGCCGTTCGGCCGATATCGTCGTGCGCCTGGGCGACGGCACCGATGAAAGCCATGCGCGCATGCAGGCCGCGGTGGACCGCGCCTGGCCGTACACCGGCGAGCTTTTCGTCGACGACGATATCGACGCGGAGGCGGCCCGCCGCGGCATCGCCTGTACCCTGGCGGAATTGCGCGCGCCATGGCTGGCCCAGGTGCGAGCGGTGCTGGAAGAAGCCACGCTCACCGTGCCGCGCGAGGATCTCGCCGGCCACCCGGCCTATCGCGGTGGACGCCAGGGCCGGCACAGCGAGGCCCTGGGGCCGCTGCTGGCGGAAATGCAGTTCCTGCAGCGCGCCTACCCGGGGGCCACATGGTAG
- the rplS gene encoding 50S ribosomal protein L19, which yields MNLIAVLEQEEITRLTADKTLPSFAPGDTVVVNVNVVEGTRKRVQAFEGVVIAKRNRGLNSAFIVRKISSGQAVERTFQLYSPQIASIEVKRRGDVRRAKLYYLRDRSGKSARIKEKLVSRQAAAQSAQAAESAAS from the coding sequence ATGAACCTTATCGCTGTCCTGGAACAGGAAGAGATCACCCGCCTGACCGCCGACAAGACGCTGCCGTCTTTCGCCCCGGGCGACACCGTGGTCGTCAACGTCAACGTCGTTGAAGGCACCCGCAAGCGTGTGCAGGCCTTCGAAGGCGTCGTGATCGCCAAGCGCAACCGCGGCCTGAACTCGGCTTTCATCGTTCGCAAGATCTCGTCCGGCCAAGCCGTGGAACGTACGTTCCAGCTGTATTCGCCGCAGATCGCGTCGATCGAAGTCAAGCGCCGTGGCGACGTCCGCCGCGCCAAGCTGTACTACCTGCGCGATCGTTCGGGCAAGTCGGCGCGTATCAAGGAAAAGCTGGTCAGCCGTCAGGCTGCCGCGCAATCGGCCCAGGCTGCCGAATCCGCAGCGTCCTGA
- the paaD gene encoding 1,2-phenylacetyl-CoA epoxidase subunit PaaD gives MVATADRMALDRIARCLDAVRDPEMPAVSIMDLGIVRDIAWEGPDAAPVCVVTITPTYSGCPAMREITQDIERALHGEGIAAVAVRTRLAPAWTTDWLTERGRLALLAEGIAPPVERAIDVSGIARRAAPAVPCPHCGSADTRMLSGFGATSCRALYRCNACREPFDYFKSH, from the coding sequence ATGGTAGCGACGGCAGACAGGATGGCGCTGGACCGTATCGCCCGTTGCCTGGACGCCGTGCGCGATCCGGAGATGCCCGCCGTGTCCATCATGGACCTGGGCATCGTGCGCGACATCGCCTGGGAAGGTCCGGACGCGGCGCCAGTCTGCGTCGTCACGATCACCCCCACCTATTCGGGCTGTCCGGCCATGCGTGAGATCACGCAGGATATCGAACGCGCCCTGCATGGGGAAGGCATCGCCGCCGTGGCGGTGCGCACGCGGCTGGCACCGGCCTGGACCACCGACTGGCTGACCGAGCGGGGGCGCCTGGCCTTGCTGGCCGAAGGCATCGCGCCGCCGGTGGAGCGCGCCATCGATGTCTCGGGCATCGCGCGGCGCGCGGCGCCCGCCGTACCGTGTCCGCATTGCGGGTCCGCCGACACGCGCATGCTCAGCGGCTTCGGCGCGACGTCCTGCCGCGCGCTGTACCGCTGCAATGCGTGCCGCGAACCATTCGATTATTTCAAGTCCCATTGA
- the orn gene encoding oligoribonuclease, producing MALNDNRLVWLDMEMTGLDPEKERIIEVAVVVTEPDLTVVAEGPALAIHQPDSLLDAMDSWNKATHGKSGLIDKVKASTITEAQAEDILIAFLSQHVPAGKSPLCGNTISQDRRFMFRYMPRLEQFFHYRNLDVSTLKELARRWRPDVYKSFEKKSRHEALADIHDSIDELKHYREHFLKV from the coding sequence ATGGCTCTGAACGACAACCGCCTGGTCTGGCTCGACATGGAAATGACCGGCCTCGATCCGGAAAAGGAACGCATTATCGAAGTGGCGGTGGTCGTGACCGAACCGGACCTGACCGTCGTGGCCGAAGGCCCGGCGCTGGCGATACACCAGCCCGACAGCCTGCTGGACGCCATGGACAGCTGGAACAAGGCCACCCACGGCAAAAGCGGCCTGATCGACAAGGTCAAGGCGTCCACGATTACCGAAGCGCAGGCCGAGGATATCCTGATTGCCTTCCTGTCGCAGCACGTGCCGGCCGGCAAGTCGCCGCTATGCGGCAACACCATCAGCCAGGACCGGCGTTTCATGTTCCGCTACATGCCGCGGCTGGAACAATTCTTCCATTACCGCAACCTGGACGTCAGCACGCTGAAGGAACTGGCGCGCCGCTGGCGGCCGGACGTCTACAAGAGCTTCGAAAAGAAAAGCCGGCACGAAGCGCTGGCCGATATCCACGATTCCATCGACGAGCTCAAGCATTACCGCGAGCATTTCCTGAAGGTCTAG
- a CDS encoding M48 family metallopeptidase, which translates to MLTLLFVALLLVDISVRLWLSTRQIRHVARHRDHVPPEFADRIGLASHQRAADYTVARVRLGIVERVFDAAVLVGLTLLGGLQAIDMLAGWLTDNDFLHQMLLLVITGLLLGALELPFTLWRQFRLEARFGFNRMTPALFVSDAIKGLALTAVIGLPLVAAILWLMGKAGALWWIWAWGLWVGFSLLTLLLFPMVIAPLFNKFTPLADQDLSKRIGQLVQRCGFAINGLFVMDGSRRSGHGNAYFTGFGKSRRIVFFDTLLARLNGDEIEAVLAHELGHFARRHITRRIAISFAVALGFFALLGWLARQPWFYEQLGVLPRLDGRNDAMALLLFFLVVPVFTFLFTPIASWYSRRDEFQADDYAARQSSAKQLVSALVKLYDDNAATLTPDPVHSAFYDSHPPAAVRIRHLGMAAR; encoded by the coding sequence ATGCTGACACTGTTGTTCGTTGCGCTGCTGCTGGTCGATATCAGCGTCAGGCTTTGGCTGTCCACGCGGCAGATCCGCCACGTCGCCCGCCATCGGGACCACGTACCGCCCGAATTCGCCGACCGGATCGGCCTGGCCAGCCACCAGCGCGCCGCCGACTACACGGTCGCCCGCGTGCGGCTGGGCATCGTCGAACGGGTCTTCGATGCCGCCGTGCTGGTGGGGCTGACCCTGCTGGGCGGCCTGCAGGCCATCGACATGCTTGCCGGGTGGCTGACCGACAACGATTTCCTGCACCAGATGCTGTTGCTGGTGATCACGGGCCTGCTGCTGGGCGCGCTGGAATTGCCCTTCACCCTGTGGCGCCAGTTCAGGCTGGAGGCCCGCTTCGGCTTCAACCGGATGACGCCGGCGCTGTTCGTCTCCGACGCGATCAAGGGGCTGGCGCTGACCGCCGTGATCGGCCTGCCCCTGGTTGCCGCCATCCTCTGGCTGATGGGCAAGGCCGGCGCGCTCTGGTGGATCTGGGCCTGGGGCCTGTGGGTCGGCTTCAGCCTGCTGACGCTGCTGCTGTTTCCCATGGTGATCGCGCCACTGTTCAACAAGTTCACCCCGCTGGCCGACCAGGACCTGTCCAAGCGCATCGGCCAGCTGGTGCAACGCTGCGGCTTCGCGATCAACGGGCTGTTCGTCATGGACGGGTCGCGCCGCTCCGGCCACGGCAATGCCTATTTCACCGGCTTCGGCAAATCGCGGCGCATCGTTTTCTTCGACACGCTGCTGGCGCGCCTGAACGGCGACGAAATCGAAGCCGTGCTGGCGCATGAACTGGGCCACTTCGCGCGCCGCCACATCACCCGCCGCATCGCGATCAGCTTCGCCGTGGCGCTCGGCTTTTTCGCGCTGCTGGGATGGCTGGCGCGCCAGCCCTGGTTCTACGAGCAGCTGGGCGTGCTGCCGCGCCTGGACGGGCGCAACGATGCCATGGCCTTGCTGCTGTTCTTCCTGGTCGTGCCGGTGTTCACCTTCCTGTTCACGCCCATCGCCAGCTGGTATTCGCGGCGTGATGAGTTCCAGGCGGACGACTACGCCGCGCGCCAGAGCTCGGCGAAGCAACTGGTGTCCGCGCTGGTCAAGCTGTATGACGATAACGCCGCCACCCTGACGCCGGATCCCGTCCATTCCGCCTTCTATGACAGTCATCCGCCGGCGGCAGTACGCATCCGGCACCTGGGCATGGCCGCCCGATGA